From Methanocella paludicola SANAE, a single genomic window includes:
- a CDS encoding metal-dependent hydrolase, translated as MDSITHALIIAIPLSLIGRPDLAIYGIMGAVLIDMDVLLGLFPDRDPRLYIYTHGGFTHSFFGAFVVTLLSAAVAYPLSLTFPSIMAPFGLQAIVAIGAGAITHIAADYLAYPGIPLFYPATDKKYTLGILAGPSIYIMAASFAYIAAMAMGLASFMDPLPYVAIFGLVISISAGSKAWAATKVKGRTIATMNPTKWMVIEDMPKAYRFYTYDLFKGASHAESYEKFRGLTPGEAMRFTGTPEVRRLRYNSYIVTVEKNGNVITYRDPVRENGHIWYPPRHKSQSVTAE; from the coding sequence GTGGACTCCATCACGCACGCGCTCATCATCGCCATACCACTATCGCTCATCGGCCGCCCCGACCTGGCGATATACGGCATCATGGGGGCTGTACTCATCGACATGGACGTGCTGCTCGGCCTTTTCCCGGACCGTGACCCCCGGCTCTATATTTACACTCACGGCGGGTTCACGCACAGCTTCTTCGGCGCCTTCGTGGTCACGCTTCTATCTGCGGCCGTCGCATACCCGCTATCGCTCACCTTCCCGTCGATCATGGCACCCTTCGGCCTGCAGGCTATAGTCGCCATCGGGGCCGGCGCAATAACCCACATCGCTGCCGACTACCTCGCGTACCCGGGCATCCCCCTCTTCTACCCGGCCACGGACAAAAAGTACACCCTGGGCATCCTGGCCGGCCCAAGCATCTACATCATGGCCGCCAGCTTCGCATATATCGCAGCCATGGCCATGGGCCTCGCGAGCTTCATGGACCCCCTGCCATACGTGGCCATCTTCGGCCTGGTCATATCGATCAGCGCCGGGTCCAAAGCGTGGGCGGCCACGAAAGTAAAAGGCAGGACCATTGCGACGATGAATCCCACGAAGTGGATGGTGATCGAGGACATGCCGAAAGCTTACCGGTTTTACACTTACGACCTCTTCAAAGGCGCATCGCATGCCGAGTCATACGAAAAATTCCGGGGCCTGACGCCCGGGGAGGCAATGAGATTCACGGGGACCCCGGAGGTCAGGCGGCTACGCTATAATTCGTACATCGTGACCGTAGAGAAAAACGGCAACGTTATCACGTACAGGGACCCCGTCAGGGAGAACGGCCACATCTGGTACCCTCCCCGGCACAAAAGCCAGTCCGTGACTGCCGAATAA